From a single Acidaminococcales bacterium genomic region:
- the gltX gene encoding glutamate--tRNA ligase: MDEVRVRFAPSPTGYLHIGGARTALFNWLFARKYGGRFVLRIEDTDMERLKEDSAGQILSSLKWLGLDWDEGPEREGSCGPYWQSRRREVYQKSVDWLLENKKAYPCFCTAAELDAERDRQKAAGKPFRYLGACRRLSGEAVREKLAAGLRPAIRLKVPAEGEVAVDDVIHGRVVFRLDQLDDFIIFKSNGMPTYNFACAVDDGAMKISHVLRAEEHLSNTPKQMLLYGALGVTPPIFAHMPMILAPDRSKLSKRHGATSVEEFRGQGYLPEAIVNYLALLGWSPGDGQEYFTPEEAIGRFELDKMSKKAAVYDVKKLTWMNGQYLSTLPAERVLAEAMPFLRAAAGTGEEALPGGKEYLLKLVDIVRVRVKTLTELAEAARCFLCALDGYDQKGVEKYFSPQAAEYLKLCGEAVAKAEMFDVAALEGIYSGLAAQMGVKLAELIHPSRLALTGRTVSPGLFDVMVLLGRELTIKRLKAAVCYIRGCAGAP; this comes from the coding sequence ATGGACGAAGTAAGGGTGCGCTTTGCGCCCAGCCCGACCGGCTATCTGCATATAGGCGGCGCCCGGACGGCGCTTTTTAATTGGCTGTTTGCCCGAAAATACGGCGGCCGCTTTGTTTTGCGGATAGAGGACACGGATATGGAGCGACTGAAAGAAGACTCGGCCGGCCAGATACTGAGCAGCCTTAAATGGCTTGGGCTGGACTGGGATGAGGGACCCGAACGGGAAGGGTCTTGCGGGCCTTATTGGCAATCGCGGCGGCGGGAGGTTTATCAAAAAAGCGTTGATTGGCTGCTGGAAAATAAAAAGGCCTATCCGTGTTTTTGCACGGCGGCGGAACTGGATGCGGAAAGGGATCGCCAAAAGGCCGCCGGCAAGCCTTTCCGCTATTTGGGCGCCTGCCGGCGCCTCAGCGGGGAAGCCGTGCGGGAGAAGCTGGCTGCGGGGCTTAGGCCGGCGATCCGCCTTAAGGTGCCGGCGGAGGGCGAGGTAGCGGTTGACGACGTCATACACGGCCGAGTGGTTTTCCGGCTTGACCAGCTTGACGACTTTATCATTTTCAAGTCAAACGGTATGCCGACTTACAACTTCGCATGTGCCGTCGACGACGGCGCGATGAAAATCAGCCACGTCCTGCGCGCGGAAGAACATCTTTCCAACACGCCCAAGCAAATGCTGCTCTACGGCGCTTTGGGCGTTACGCCGCCCATATTCGCCCACATGCCGATGATTCTCGCGCCTGATCGGAGCAAGCTCAGCAAAAGGCACGGGGCGACTTCCGTGGAAGAATTCCGCGGGCAGGGGTACCTGCCGGAAGCTATCGTCAATTATCTTGCCCTTTTGGGCTGGTCGCCGGGGGACGGACAGGAGTATTTCACGCCGGAGGAGGCGATAGGCCGGTTTGAGCTTGACAAAATGTCGAAAAAAGCTGCCGTGTACGATGTGAAAAAATTGACCTGGATGAACGGCCAATATCTTTCAACTCTGCCGGCGGAAAGAGTGCTGGCGGAAGCAATGCCCTTTTTGCGCGCGGCGGCGGGTACGGGGGAGGAAGCCTTGCCTGGCGGCAAAGAATATTTGCTTAAACTTGTCGATATAGTGCGGGTGCGGGTCAAGACGCTGACGGAGCTGGCGGAGGCGGCTCGCTGTTTCCTTTGCGCTTTGGACGGTTACGACCAAAAGGGCGTGGAAAAATATTTCAGCCCGCAAGCGGCCGAATATTTAAAATTGTGCGGCGAGGCCGTGGCGAAAGCGGAGATGTTCGACGTGGCCGCCCTGGAGGGCATATATAGCGGCCTTGCCGCGCAAATGGGCGTGAAACTGGCAGAATTGATACATCCGAGCAGGCTGGCCCTGACCGGGCGGACGGTAAGCCCCGGCCTTTTCGATGTAATGGTTCTTTTGGGGCGCGAGTTAACCATAAAAAGGCTGAAGGCCGCCGTTTGTTACATCAGAGGCTGTGCAGGCGCGCCATAA
- a CDS encoding DEAD/DEAH box helicase, with protein MADGFAFLGIKDEILRLLPGAGLKKPMPVQEAAIPPILKGRDVLVKARTGTGKTMAYLIPALHKADGKKPYPQALVVTPTRELAVQVAGEAKKLAGGMDLKVLNILGGQDFYDQKDKLGKAPHILVGTPGRLLDHLRKRSAALGGVSFFVLDEVDEMLQRGFLEDIEQLSLFVGAKRQTVVCSATLPPAAADLAKKIMKAPVLVDIDADRLDTVNIGHWIMKVSADKKKWALAELLRHSNPYLAIVFCGARESASDIGEWLGAEGFSCGVLRGDLSQTKRLKILRDFRRARIQLLVATDLAARGLDVEGVSHVINYDLPPDRQQYVHRAGRTGRAGAFGMAVTIYTPEELRKIDALEKKLGFKFRARNPAGDEITRAPAKKKPVGGKKPVKPPGKKYGARR; from the coding sequence ATGGCTGACGGGTTCGCCTTTTTGGGCATAAAAGATGAAATATTGCGCCTTCTGCCGGGCGCCGGCTTAAAAAAGCCCATGCCGGTGCAAGAGGCGGCTATCCCGCCGATCCTGAAAGGCCGGGATGTTTTGGTCAAAGCGCGTACCGGCACGGGCAAGACCATGGCTTACCTTATTCCCGCCTTGCATAAGGCCGATGGGAAAAAACCTTACCCGCAGGCGCTGGTCGTAACTCCTACCCGGGAACTGGCGGTGCAGGTAGCGGGGGAAGCAAAGAAACTCGCCGGCGGCATGGATCTGAAAGTGTTAAACATATTGGGCGGGCAGGATTTTTACGATCAAAAAGACAAACTGGGCAAAGCGCCGCATATCCTCGTCGGCACTCCCGGCCGGCTGCTCGATCATTTAAGGAAACGTTCGGCCGCTTTGGGCGGCGTGAGCTTTTTTGTTTTGGACGAAGTGGACGAGATGCTGCAAAGAGGTTTCCTCGAAGATATAGAACAGTTGTCTTTATTTGTGGGTGCGAAGCGGCAGACGGTAGTCTGTTCCGCCACTTTGCCGCCAGCGGCGGCCGACTTGGCGAAAAAAATAATGAAAGCGCCCGTTTTGGTGGATATTGACGCGGACAGGCTGGACACGGTAAACATTGGGCACTGGATAATGAAGGTCAGCGCCGACAAGAAAAAATGGGCTTTGGCGGAGCTTTTGCGTCATTCCAATCCCTACCTTGCCATAGTTTTTTGCGGCGCGCGGGAAAGCGCGTCGGACATCGGCGAATGGCTGGGGGCGGAAGGGTTTTCCTGCGGCGTTTTGCGGGGCGACCTGTCCCAGACAAAGCGGCTCAAGATATTGCGCGATTTTCGCCGGGCGCGCATCCAGTTATTGGTGGCCACCGATTTGGCCGCCCGTGGGCTGGACGTGGAAGGGGTCAGCCATGTGATCAATTATGATCTGCCGCCCGACCGCCAGCAGTACGTGCACCGGGCGGGTCGCACGGGGCGGGCCGGCGCTTTTGGAATGGCCGTAACCATTTATACGCCGGAAGAGCTAAGAAAAATAGACGCGCTGGAAAAAAAGCTCGGCTTTAAATTCCGCGCGCGCAATCCGGCCGGCGACGAAATAACGCGCGCCCCGGCGAAAAAAAAACCTGTGGGCGGCAAAAAGCCGGTCAAACCTCCGGGCAAAAAATATGGCGCGCGCCGCTGA